A part of Streptomyces sp. NBC_01210 genomic DNA contains:
- a CDS encoding ferredoxin, which yields MRVTANSDTCAVSSLCVYRVPGVFDQDEDGLVLVLDESPAEALHEEIRRAARGCPTKSIRVVEESAAEGAVELARGDAG from the coding sequence ATGCGTGTGACGGCCAACTCCGATACCTGTGCGGTGAGCAGTCTTTGCGTCTACCGCGTGCCCGGGGTCTTCGACCAGGACGAGGACGGGCTGGTGCTCGTCCTGGACGAGTCGCCGGCCGAGGCCCTGCACGAGGAGATCCGTCGGGCCGCCCGCGGCTGCCCGACGAAGTCCATCCGGGTCGTCGAGGAGTCGGCGGCCGAAGGAGCAGTCGAATTGGCACGGGGAGATGCCGGATGA
- a CDS encoding cytochrome P450: MSTQTPPRYPFAWTPPMQVPEALRTVHKTSAIEVTLPSGDVATLVTRYKDVRALFADKRLSRNIARPDCARISKDNDLFMDPNIDPDPPEHTRVRSLVTKAFTARRIEALRPYVQQVADQLLDEMAAGPQPVELNEALAFPLPIMVICKLLGVPPEDRDQFRAYVDGFLSVTKLAPEEVGKCRQNLWKYLGDLIDSKRENPGDDLVSELIRVRDDEDDSRLNEHELHFWTQGLLIAGYVTTASQIGTGTAVLLHHPEFVRAIQADWSLVPSTVEELLRTQIMGSSVGTMRYAIDDIPLSDGSVIKKGTSVLLSEEGANMDPEVFDCPFELDIRRKENHHMTFGAGLHYCVGAALARMELQVATESLLRRFPDIRLAAPAEELPRALGGFMEGFTEIPVEW, encoded by the coding sequence GTGAGCACCCAGACCCCGCCCAGGTATCCGTTCGCGTGGACCCCGCCCATGCAGGTTCCCGAAGCGCTGCGGACCGTACACAAGACGTCGGCGATCGAAGTGACCCTGCCGAGCGGGGACGTCGCCACGCTGGTGACCCGTTACAAGGATGTGCGGGCCCTCTTCGCCGACAAGCGGCTCTCCCGCAACATCGCCCGCCCCGACTGCGCCCGGATCTCCAAGGACAACGACCTGTTCATGGATCCGAACATCGACCCGGACCCGCCGGAGCACACCCGGGTGCGGTCGCTGGTCACCAAGGCGTTCACCGCCCGCCGGATCGAGGCGCTGCGGCCGTATGTGCAGCAGGTCGCCGACCAGTTGCTGGACGAGATGGCGGCCGGCCCCCAGCCGGTCGAGCTGAACGAGGCGCTGGCCTTCCCGCTGCCGATCATGGTGATCTGCAAGCTGCTCGGTGTGCCGCCCGAGGACCGCGACCAGTTCCGTGCGTACGTCGACGGCTTCCTGTCGGTGACCAAGCTGGCGCCGGAGGAGGTCGGCAAGTGCCGGCAGAATCTGTGGAAGTACCTGGGCGACCTGATCGACTCCAAGCGTGAGAACCCGGGCGACGACCTGGTCAGCGAGCTGATCCGGGTACGGGACGACGAGGACGACAGCCGGCTCAATGAGCATGAGCTGCACTTCTGGACGCAGGGTCTGCTGATCGCCGGCTATGTCACGACGGCGAGCCAGATCGGCACCGGCACGGCGGTCCTGCTGCACCACCCGGAGTTCGTCCGCGCGATCCAGGCGGACTGGTCGCTGGTTCCGTCGACGGTCGAGGAACTGCTGCGTACGCAGATCATGGGCTCGTCGGTGGGCACGATGCGGTACGCCATCGACGACATCCCGCTCTCGGACGGGTCCGTCATCAAGAAGGGCACCAGCGTGCTGCTCTCCGAGGAGGGCGCGAACATGGACCCGGAGGTCTTCGACTGCCCCTTCGAGCTGGACATCCGCCGCAAGGAGAACCACCACATGACCTTCGGCGCGGGCCTGCACTACTGCGTCGGCGCGGCGCTGGCCCGGATGGAGCTGCAGGTCGCCACGGAGTCCCTGCTGCGCCGGTTCCCGGACATCAGGCTGGCGGCGCCCGCCGAGGAACTGCCCCGCGCACTGGGCGGGTTCATGGAGGGCTTCACCGAGATCCCGGTCGAATGGTGA
- a CDS encoding TenA family protein, protein MLQEELKELAAPILDKVTAHPFWSGLRDGSLPGESLAHFVEQDTGYLLPSYTRGLARAAAAARSDEYTSLLGRSITGTLEARDKLREAYGNLAVELGAPALVPDAPVDPATHAHCSFFQAATATSFAAGFGALLPMVWFNHQVSNDLLERHTPGSRYAPWIEIYHPGEGYSYAVKAFMGLADRLGDELSGAERAELVDHFAVSTRYEWAFAEAAWSRPSWPF, encoded by the coding sequence ATGCTGCAAGAGGAGCTCAAGGAGCTCGCCGCGCCGATCCTGGACAAGGTCACGGCGCATCCGTTCTGGTCCGGCCTGCGGGACGGGTCGCTGCCCGGTGAGTCGCTGGCCCATTTCGTCGAGCAGGACACCGGATACCTGCTGCCCTCCTACACCCGGGGCCTGGCGCGGGCGGCCGCGGCCGCCCGCAGCGACGAGTACACCTCGCTGCTCGGGCGGTCGATCACCGGGACGCTCGAGGCGCGTGACAAGCTGCGCGAGGCATACGGGAATCTCGCCGTGGAGCTGGGCGCCCCGGCGCTGGTGCCCGACGCGCCCGTGGACCCCGCCACCCATGCCCACTGCTCGTTCTTCCAGGCGGCGACCGCGACGTCGTTCGCCGCCGGCTTCGGGGCGCTGCTGCCGATGGTCTGGTTCAACCACCAGGTCTCCAATGATCTGTTGGAGCGGCACACGCCCGGCTCGCGATATGCGCCCTGGATCGAGATCTACCACCCGGGCGAGGGCTACAGCTACGCGGTGAAGGCCTTCATGGGCCTCGCCGACCGCCTCGGCGACGAGCTCTCCGGGGCCGAACGCGCCGAGCTCGTCGACCACTTCGCCGTCAGCACCCGCTACGAGTGGGCCTTCGCAGAGGCCGCCTGGTCCAGACCGTCCTGGCCGTTCTGA
- the asnB gene encoding asparagine synthase (glutamine-hydrolyzing) encodes MCGIAGWVDFERGLKEEASTVRTMVGTLANRGPDDEAVWTDERAALGHRRLAVIDVDGSPQPMVAEEDGRTLAVLVHNGEIYNFRQVRAQLESLGHRFRTAGDTEVVLRAYLEWGERCAERLEGMFAFAVWDPRAGKLVMFRDRLGIKPLYYARAGRGLVFGSEPKALLAHPSIECAVDTEGLAELLAYIATPGHAVYRGMREVPAGHVTVVRDGSVTETRYWTLPNHEHPDDLPTTVDTVRGLLQEAVSSHLVSDVPLCTLLSGGVDSSAIAAFAARSVTDGRRPKTFAVDFEGHTERFRKDFWHEDPDAPYAAEVARHVGTDHEPVVLRTADLADPVVDAAALRAQDLPRPIPDMDRSLYLLLRSVRQRSTVALMGEVADELFGGYQSFRDPTLVDTANFPWVTMGLRVAPHGMSTGLLDPGFLKKIDVPGYSAQRYAETVAEVPRVPGESDQEHTMRVVGHAHLSRWLPLLLSRDDRLSMAVGLELRVPYCDHRLVEYVYNIPWGMKTADGREKSVLRSAVADLLPASVTQRRKSPFPITQDPRYGEVLRDRFNAVVADPSSPVRPLLDSPACAELAKEDRPIAVDGWGERRNVEMVLQLDAWLRHYRVRLDI; translated from the coding sequence ATGTGCGGCATAGCGGGCTGGGTCGACTTCGAGCGCGGGCTCAAGGAGGAGGCCTCGACGGTACGCACCATGGTGGGAACCCTCGCCAACCGCGGGCCCGACGACGAGGCCGTGTGGACCGATGAGCGTGCCGCTCTCGGCCATCGCAGGCTCGCCGTCATCGACGTGGACGGCAGCCCGCAGCCGATGGTCGCCGAGGAGGACGGCCGCACCCTCGCGGTCCTGGTGCACAACGGCGAGATCTACAACTTCCGCCAGGTGCGGGCCCAGTTGGAGTCGCTCGGCCACCGCTTCCGTACGGCCGGGGACACCGAAGTGGTGCTGCGCGCCTATCTGGAGTGGGGCGAGCGGTGCGCGGAGCGGCTGGAGGGCATGTTCGCCTTCGCCGTCTGGGACCCGCGCGCCGGGAAGCTGGTGATGTTCCGGGACCGGCTCGGCATCAAGCCGCTGTACTACGCCAGGGCCGGCCGGGGCCTCGTCTTCGGCTCCGAGCCGAAGGCACTGCTCGCCCATCCGTCGATCGAGTGCGCCGTCGACACGGAGGGCCTGGCGGAGCTGCTCGCGTACATCGCCACCCCGGGCCATGCCGTCTACCGCGGGATGCGCGAAGTCCCGGCAGGCCATGTGACGGTGGTACGGGACGGCTCGGTCACCGAGACCCGGTACTGGACGCTGCCGAACCACGAGCACCCGGACGATCTCCCGACCACGGTGGACACGGTGCGGGGCCTGCTCCAGGAGGCCGTCTCCAGCCATCTCGTCTCCGATGTCCCGCTGTGCACGCTGCTCTCGGGCGGCGTCGACTCCAGCGCGATCGCCGCGTTCGCCGCCAGGTCCGTCACGGACGGCCGACGGCCCAAAACCTTCGCCGTCGACTTCGAGGGGCACACCGAACGGTTCCGCAAGGACTTCTGGCACGAGGACCCGGACGCTCCGTACGCCGCCGAGGTCGCCCGCCATGTCGGAACCGACCATGAGCCGGTGGTACTGCGCACCGCCGACCTCGCGGACCCGGTGGTCGATGCGGCGGCGCTGCGCGCACAGGATCTGCCGCGCCCGATTCCCGACATGGACCGCTCGCTGTATCTGCTGCTGCGTTCGGTGCGCCAGCGCTCCACGGTCGCTCTGATGGGCGAGGTCGCCGATGAACTCTTCGGCGGCTACCAGTCGTTCCGCGATCCGACGCTGGTGGACACCGCCAACTTCCCCTGGGTCACCATGGGGCTGCGGGTCGCCCCGCACGGCATGAGCACGGGTCTGCTCGACCCCGGCTTCCTCAAGAAGATCGACGTGCCCGGATACTCGGCCCAGCGGTACGCCGAGACGGTCGCCGAAGTCCCGCGGGTGCCGGGCGAGTCCGACCAGGAACACACCATGCGGGTCGTCGGCCATGCCCATCTCTCGCGCTGGCTGCCGCTGCTGCTCTCCCGCGACGACCGCCTCAGTATGGCCGTGGGCCTGGAGCTGCGGGTGCCGTACTGCGACCACCGGCTGGTGGAGTACGTCTACAACATCCCGTGGGGGATGAAGACGGCCGACGGCCGGGAGAAGAGCGTGCTGCGTTCGGCGGTCGCCGATCTGCTGCCCGCATCGGTGACCCAGCGCCGCAAGAGCCCCTTCCCGATCACTCAGGACCCGCGCTACGGCGAGGTGTTGCGAGACCGCTTCAACGCCGTCGTCGCAGACCCGTCCAGCCCGGTGCGTCCGCTCCTTGACAGCCCGGCCTGCGCCGAGCTCGCCAAGGAGGACCGGCCGATCGCGGTCGACGGCTGGGGCGAGCGGAGGAACGTGGAGATGGTGCTCCAACTGGACGCGTGGCTGCGGCACTACCGCGTACGACTCGACATCTGA
- a CDS encoding nucleotide disphospho-sugar-binding domain-containing protein gives MRVLFTTWAWPSHLYAVVPLAWAFRAAGHDVLVASQPALREETARTGLPAASVGRDVDAVGMVRGYVLPTANDPADGGGQAPRSGKGPRAMQMFYAHADSMTDDLAALARDWHADAVVFEPTALAGPLAAAAAGIPAVRLLYGTDLMARARGLLPQVLAPLAERNGVGDFDPFGLLTVDPCPDDFQVPVDHPRLAMRYVPFNGPGGPLRPPLGPPGTTRRRVVVTWGHTMARLAPERFLAGQVAAALAGPGTEVVLAVTAGQRALLGEVPGEAAGHVRVVEDTPLHLLVDDADLVVAHGGAGTVLTSLRAGIPLLLVPQLPDHLGHSGRVLATGAGEVLTRDEATPERLRAEADKLLTGDAYRAAANKLREQMLSLPSPAELVAEIESRVVACAA, from the coding sequence ATGCGCGTACTGTTCACGACCTGGGCCTGGCCTTCGCATCTTTATGCGGTGGTGCCTTTGGCATGGGCTTTCCGGGCCGCGGGTCATGACGTGCTGGTCGCGAGCCAGCCGGCCCTGCGCGAGGAGACGGCGAGGACCGGTCTGCCCGCCGCGTCCGTCGGCAGGGATGTCGACGCCGTGGGGATGGTGCGCGGTTACGTTCTCCCCACCGCGAACGACCCGGCGGACGGCGGCGGGCAGGCCCCGCGCAGCGGCAAGGGTCCGCGCGCGATGCAGATGTTCTACGCGCACGCCGACTCCATGACGGACGATCTGGCGGCGCTGGCCCGCGACTGGCATGCGGACGCGGTGGTCTTCGAACCGACCGCGCTGGCCGGGCCGTTGGCGGCAGCGGCGGCCGGCATCCCCGCCGTGCGGCTGTTGTACGGCACCGATCTGATGGCGCGGGCCCGCGGCCTGCTGCCGCAGGTGCTTGCCCCGCTCGCCGAACGCAACGGCGTCGGCGACTTCGACCCCTTCGGCCTGCTGACCGTCGACCCGTGCCCGGACGACTTCCAGGTTCCGGTCGACCATCCGCGTCTGGCCATGCGGTACGTCCCCTTCAACGGCCCCGGCGGGCCGCTTCGTCCCCCGCTCGGCCCGCCGGGGACCACCAGGCGCCGCGTGGTGGTGACCTGGGGTCACACGATGGCGCGGCTGGCCCCGGAGCGATTCCTGGCCGGACAGGTCGCCGCCGCCCTGGCAGGGCCCGGGACCGAGGTCGTCCTCGCGGTCACCGCCGGGCAGCGTGCGCTGCTCGGCGAGGTGCCGGGCGAGGCCGCGGGGCATGTACGTGTCGTCGAGGACACTCCGCTGCATCTGCTGGTCGACGACGCCGATCTGGTCGTCGCGCACGGCGGCGCGGGCACGGTGCTGACCTCGCTGCGGGCCGGCATTCCGCTGCTGCTCGTACCCCAGCTCCCCGACCATCTCGGCCATTCGGGCCGGGTGCTGGCCACCGGCGCCGGCGAGGTGCTCACCCGCGACGAGGCGACACCGGAGCGGCTGCGTGCCGAGGCGGACAAGCTGCTCACCGGCGATGCGTACCGCGCCGCCGCGAACAAACTGCGCGAGCAGATGCTGAGTCTGCCGTCCCCGGCCGAACTGGTCGCCGAGATCGAGTCGAGGGTGGTCGCATGTGCGGCATAG
- a CDS encoding multicopper oxidase family protein, whose amino-acid sequence MSAGRSRSELSRRRLLGVAGAAGVAAAAGVAGCGSMTREVSGELLSSGGRLPEPFRVPLPAPRTAVPVRTTGGVDHYELVQRVADMEILPGRKTRVWGYDGSFPGTTLVGRSGRQIVVRVRNELPVPTSTHLHGGIQAPESDGYPTDLVVPKGYRHDPATHGKGGHGAGHGGAMQVAPADWKLSQGAKDYTYPLDQPAATLWYHDHRMDFSAPQVWRGLAGMFLVRDDEEEALHLPAAERDIPLMICDRAFEEDGALRYPSVDPSLTGVPGVEDAYMEGVMGDVVLVNGAPWPELEVDAARYRFRLLNASNARRYRLALEPGPREGAPFVQVGSDAGLLAAPRSHKELPIAPAERFDVVVDFSAYPVGSTVTLVNTLGEDGTRRVMRFRVTRRAKDDSRVPARLADVEPLRAASAVAERQFNFRQTSTSDGTKVWTVNGKPFRSAEFAARPRLGTVERWRFTSDFHHPVHLHLAHFQVVARSGRAALDTDAGWKDTVDVRPFEVVDVLARFSGHRGRYMFHCHNLEHEDMAMMANFQVV is encoded by the coding sequence GTGAGCGCGGGGCGCAGCCGGTCCGAACTGTCCCGCCGGCGGCTGCTCGGGGTGGCCGGCGCCGCGGGTGTGGCCGCCGCGGCCGGAGTCGCCGGGTGCGGCAGCATGACCCGGGAGGTCTCCGGCGAGCTGCTCTCCAGCGGCGGCCGGCTGCCGGAGCCGTTCCGTGTGCCGCTGCCGGCGCCGAGGACGGCCGTGCCGGTGCGTACGACGGGCGGTGTGGACCACTACGAACTGGTGCAGCGCGTCGCCGACATGGAGATCCTGCCGGGTCGGAAAACGCGGGTGTGGGGGTACGACGGAAGCTTCCCCGGCACCACGCTCGTGGGCCGGTCGGGGCGTCAGATCGTCGTGCGGGTGCGCAATGAGCTGCCCGTACCGACGTCGACGCATCTGCACGGCGGGATCCAGGCCCCCGAGTCGGACGGCTATCCGACAGATCTCGTGGTGCCGAAGGGGTACCGGCACGATCCCGCGACGCACGGCAAGGGTGGCCATGGGGCCGGTCACGGCGGGGCGATGCAGGTCGCGCCGGCCGACTGGAAGCTGTCGCAGGGCGCCAAGGACTACACGTATCCCCTCGATCAGCCGGCCGCGACGCTCTGGTACCACGACCACCGGATGGACTTCAGCGCCCCTCAGGTGTGGCGCGGGCTCGCCGGGATGTTCCTTGTGCGCGACGACGAGGAGGAGGCGCTGCACCTGCCGGCGGCCGAGCGGGACATCCCGCTGATGATCTGTGACCGCGCGTTCGAGGAGGACGGCGCGCTGCGCTATCCGTCCGTCGATCCCTCGCTGACCGGCGTCCCGGGCGTCGAGGACGCCTATATGGAGGGCGTCATGGGCGATGTGGTGCTGGTCAATGGTGCTCCGTGGCCCGAGCTCGAGGTGGATGCCGCCCGCTACCGCTTCCGGCTGCTCAACGCCTCCAACGCCCGCCGCTACCGCCTCGCGCTGGAGCCCGGTCCGCGTGAGGGCGCCCCCTTCGTGCAGGTGGGCAGTGATGCCGGGCTGCTGGCCGCGCCGCGCTCGCACAAGGAGCTGCCTATCGCGCCCGCCGAACGCTTCGATGTGGTGGTCGACTTCTCGGCGTATCCGGTGGGGTCCACGGTCACGCTGGTCAATACGCTCGGCGAGGACGGCACCCGGCGGGTGATGCGGTTCAGGGTCACCCGGCGTGCCAAGGACGACAGCAGGGTGCCTGCCAGGCTCGCCGACGTCGAGCCGCTGCGTGCCGCCTCGGCCGTGGCCGAGCGGCAGTTCAACTTCCGTCAGACGAGCACCTCGGACGGCACGAAGGTCTGGACGGTCAACGGAAAGCCTTTCCGCTCCGCCGAGTTCGCTGCCCGGCCGCGGCTCGGAACCGTGGAACGGTGGCGCTTCACCAGCGACTTCCATCACCCCGTGCATCTGCACCTGGCCCACTTCCAGGTGGTGGCGCGCAGCGGCAGGGCTGCGCTGGACACGGACGCGGGCTGGAAGGACACCGTCGATGTACGGCCCTTCGAGGTGGTCGATGTGCTGGCCCGCTTCTCGGGCCACCGCGGCCGGTACATGTTCCACTGCCACAACCTGGAGCACGAGGACATGGCAATGATGGCGAACTTCCAGGTCGTCTGA
- a CDS encoding NAD(P)-binding domain-containing protein, producing the protein MAETPLFRVILRMEIQSGTQDEFERTWWEVGSAISRQPANRGQTLTRATEGDSPVYYVITDWTDEAAFRAFELSQAHVEHRRRLGKYRTSGEMITTQTVHDIPPAPQPEAVPGPRAVPEPEAPSATADRAPLAFIGLGNMGRGMAHSLIDAGHRLTVYNRTAAKARPLVDAGAIAAGSPADAVAGHSVVLLSLSDEAAVDDVLFDKIVPVLAPGSIVIDTSTVSPAYARKAAGRLADAGLRRVEACVVGNPFQAREGKLRVYTSGAERDVAEVADVLDTIGAEVLHLGAPGTAATLKLIFNLLLGAQVASLSEAVAYGVRTGLDRDRLLSAIAESGFSSIVMRFRAELMRKGSYEPAFFRSTLMEKDLRLAIDDATGAGVELPVLDTVRAGFAAVVAAGDGDKDASVLIEHTTAAASSSQGAVS; encoded by the coding sequence ATGGCCGAGACTCCCCTCTTCCGCGTGATCCTGCGGATGGAAATCCAGTCCGGAACCCAGGACGAGTTCGAAAGGACATGGTGGGAGGTGGGATCGGCGATCTCCCGGCAGCCCGCCAACCGCGGCCAGACGCTGACGCGTGCGACGGAGGGCGATTCCCCTGTCTACTACGTGATCACCGACTGGACCGACGAGGCGGCGTTCCGGGCCTTCGAACTCAGCCAGGCCCATGTCGAGCACCGCCGTCGGCTCGGGAAGTACCGCACCAGCGGCGAGATGATCACGACACAGACCGTGCACGACATCCCGCCGGCGCCGCAGCCCGAAGCCGTTCCGGGACCCAGAGCCGTACCCGAGCCCGAAGCGCCGTCCGCCACCGCGGACCGCGCGCCGCTGGCTTTCATCGGCCTCGGCAACATGGGCCGCGGCATGGCTCACTCCCTCATCGACGCCGGCCACCGCCTCACCGTCTACAACCGCACCGCCGCCAAGGCCCGCCCCCTGGTGGACGCAGGCGCCATCGCGGCCGGCAGCCCCGCGGACGCCGTCGCGGGACACTCCGTCGTTCTGCTCAGCCTGAGCGACGAAGCCGCCGTGGACGATGTGCTCTTCGACAAGATCGTGCCGGTGCTCGCGCCGGGCAGCATCGTCATCGACACCTCCACCGTCTCCCCGGCGTACGCGCGCAAGGCGGCAGGCCGCCTTGCCGACGCCGGACTGCGCCGGGTCGAAGCCTGTGTGGTGGGCAACCCCTTCCAGGCCCGGGAGGGCAAGCTCCGTGTCTACACCAGCGGAGCGGAGCGGGACGTCGCAGAGGTCGCGGACGTGCTCGACACCATCGGCGCCGAGGTCCTGCACCTCGGAGCCCCCGGCACCGCCGCCACCCTCAAACTCATCTTCAACCTCCTGCTGGGCGCCCAGGTCGCCTCGCTCTCCGAGGCGGTGGCGTACGGCGTACGGACCGGACTCGACCGCGACCGGCTGCTCTCCGCCATCGCCGAGAGCGGTTTCAGCTCGATCGTCATGCGCTTCCGCGCCGAGCTGATGCGCAAGGGGAGCTATGAACCGGCCTTCTTCCGCTCGACCCTCATGGAGAAGGATCTGCGCCTGGCCATCGACGACGCCACCGGGGCGGGAGTCGAACTCCCCGTCCTGGACACGGTCCGGGCCGGCTTCGCCGCCGTGGTCGCTGCGGGCGACGGTGACAAGGACGCCTCCGTCCTGATCGAGCACACGACCGCGGCGGCCTCCTCCTCCCAGGGTGCCGTGTCATGA
- a CDS encoding SCP2 sterol-binding domain-containing protein has translation MTRPPDARHLQLKHLAEAGAAAGGSLSLPDDDIERLLGLVFEWFRSCFSPERAHGRSGIFRYAVNTPLGVRHWYIVVDSDPGTCTATTSVDRPADATIGVDLGDLVALAVGELKGTDAFVNGRLKISGDVFFAMNWIEWFGSRSTPPKDD, from the coding sequence ATGACGCGGCCGCCCGACGCGCGCCACCTCCAGCTCAAGCATCTCGCCGAGGCCGGCGCGGCGGCCGGCGGCAGCCTCTCGCTTCCGGACGACGACATCGAGCGGCTGCTGGGGCTGGTCTTCGAATGGTTCCGCTCCTGCTTCAGCCCCGAGCGTGCCCACGGCCGGTCCGGCATCTTCCGCTACGCGGTCAACACCCCCCTGGGCGTACGGCACTGGTACATCGTCGTCGACAGCGACCCGGGCACCTGCACCGCCACCACCTCCGTCGACCGCCCGGCGGACGCCACCATCGGTGTGGACCTCGGCGATCTCGTCGCCCTCGCCGTCGGCGAACTCAAGGGCACCGACGCGTTCGTCAACGGACGTCTGAAGATCTCCGGCGATGTCTTCTTCGCCATGAACTGGATCGAGTGGTTCGGCTCCCGCAGCACACCACCCAAGGACGACTGA
- the metK gene encoding methionine adenosyltransferase: MSLRLFTSESVTEGHPDKIADQISDAILDALLTQDPKSRVAVETLITTGQVHVAGEVTTQGYAEIQSLVRETVLKIGYDSSAKGFDGASCGVSVSIGAQSPDIAQGVDTAYEERVEGAATGEGGDELDKQGAGDQGLMFGYACDETPELMPLPITLAHRLSARLTEVRKNGTIPYLRPDGKTQVTIAYDGAQAIRLDTVVVSSQHAPGIDLDSLLIPDIRDCVVQPVLHELAEEGVRLQTDGYRLLVNPTGRFEIGGPMGDAGLTGRKIIIDTYGGMARHGGGAFSGKDPSKVDRSAAYAMRWVAKNVVAAGLAARCEVQVAYAIGKAEPVGLFVETFGTETVPVPRIQAAIDQVFDLRPAAIIRDLDLLRPIYAQTAAYGHFGRNLPDFTWEATDRAEKLRQAAIAD; this comes from the coding sequence GTGTCCCTTCGTCTGTTCACCTCGGAGTCTGTGACCGAGGGTCATCCCGACAAGATCGCCGACCAGATCAGCGACGCGATCCTCGACGCGCTGCTGACCCAGGACCCGAAGTCGAGGGTCGCCGTCGAGACACTGATCACCACCGGCCAGGTCCATGTGGCCGGCGAGGTCACCACTCAGGGCTACGCCGAGATCCAGAGCCTGGTCAGGGAGACCGTCCTCAAGATCGGCTACGACTCGTCCGCCAAGGGCTTCGACGGCGCGTCCTGCGGTGTCTCGGTCTCCATCGGCGCGCAGTCGCCGGACATCGCGCAGGGCGTCGACACCGCGTACGAGGAGCGCGTCGAGGGTGCCGCCACAGGTGAGGGTGGGGACGAGCTCGACAAGCAGGGCGCCGGCGACCAGGGCCTGATGTTCGGCTACGCCTGCGACGAGACGCCCGAGCTGATGCCGCTCCCCATCACCCTCGCCCACCGGCTCTCCGCACGGCTCACCGAGGTCCGCAAGAACGGGACCATCCCGTATCTGCGACCGGACGGCAAGACACAGGTCACCATCGCGTACGACGGGGCCCAGGCGATCCGGCTGGACACTGTCGTCGTCTCCTCGCAGCACGCTCCCGGCATCGACCTGGACTCGCTCCTCATCCCCGACATCCGCGACTGTGTGGTGCAGCCCGTGCTGCACGAACTCGCCGAAGAGGGCGTGCGGTTGCAGACCGATGGCTACCGGCTGCTGGTCAACCCGACCGGGCGGTTCGAGATCGGTGGCCCGATGGGCGACGCGGGTCTGACCGGCCGGAAGATCATCATCGACACGTACGGCGGCATGGCCCGGCACGGCGGCGGCGCGTTCTCGGGCAAGGACCCGTCGAAGGTGGACCGCTCGGCCGCGTACGCGATGCGCTGGGTCGCCAAGAACGTGGTGGCCGCCGGCCTCGCGGCACGCTGCGAGGTCCAGGTCGCGTACGCCATCGGCAAGGCCGAGCCGGTCGGACTCTTCGTCGAGACCTTCGGCACCGAGACCGTACCCGTGCCGCGCATCCAGGCCGCCATCGACCAGGTTTTCGACCTGCGCCCGGCCGCCATCATCCGTGACCTCGACCTGCTGCGGCCCATCTACGCACAGACCGCCGCGTACGGGCACTTCGGCCGGAACCTCCCCGACTTCACCTGGGAGGCCACCGACCGCGCCGAGAAGCTCCGCCAGGCAGCCATCGCCGACTGA
- a CDS encoding carbohydrate kinase family protein — MRIAVTGSIATDHLMVFPGRFTEQLIAGSLDKVSLSFLVEELEIRRGGVAANIAFGLGRLGLGPHLVGAVGTDFADYQVWLKENGVDTESVHISESLHTARFVCTTDADHNQIGSFYAGAMSEARTIELRPLHERVGGLDLVVISPNDPAAMVRHTRECTHLGLRFAADPSQQLAFMQRDDVRELLAGPTYLFTNEYESVLIQEKTGWTEQQILGRVGTWVTTRGADGARVETAGRRPIDVPSVPPVGTPEPTGAGDAFRAGFLAATAWGLGLERATQLGSALATTVLETTGTQPDELNGAGLLARVRGTYGAVAAAELSAYVTPHMAAAG; from the coding sequence GTGCGCATAGCCGTAACTGGTTCGATCGCAACGGACCACCTCATGGTCTTCCCCGGCCGGTTCACCGAGCAGCTCATCGCCGGCAGCCTCGACAAGGTCTCGCTCTCCTTTCTCGTCGAGGAGCTCGAGATCCGGCGCGGCGGCGTCGCAGCGAACATAGCCTTCGGCCTCGGCCGCCTGGGTCTTGGCCCGCACCTCGTCGGAGCGGTGGGCACGGACTTCGCCGACTACCAGGTCTGGCTCAAGGAGAACGGCGTCGACACCGAGTCGGTGCACATCAGCGAGTCGCTGCACACCGCGCGCTTCGTGTGCACCACCGACGCGGACCACAACCAGATCGGCTCCTTCTACGCCGGAGCCATGAGCGAAGCACGCACCATCGAACTGCGGCCGCTGCACGAGCGGGTCGGCGGCCTCGACCTGGTGGTGATCTCGCCCAACGATCCCGCGGCCATGGTCCGCCACACCCGCGAATGCACGCACCTCGGCCTGCGGTTTGCCGCCGACCCCTCGCAGCAGCTCGCGTTCATGCAACGCGACGACGTGCGCGAACTGCTCGCGGGACCCACCTATCTGTTCACCAATGAGTACGAGAGTGTGCTCATCCAGGAGAAGACCGGCTGGACCGAACAGCAGATCCTGGGCCGGGTGGGCACCTGGGTGACCACCCGGGGCGCGGACGGCGCACGCGTGGAAACAGCCGGGCGGCGGCCCATCGACGTACCGTCGGTCCCGCCGGTGGGCACGCCCGAACCGACCGGTGCCGGAGACGCCTTCCGGGCCGGCTTCCTCGCCGCCACTGCGTGGGGCCTCGGCCTGGAACGCGCAACGCAGTTGGGCAGCGCACTGGCCACCACCGTGCTGGAGACCACGGGCACGCAGCCGGACGAGCTGAACGGCGCCGGCCTGCTGGCCCGGGTACGCGGCACGTACGGCGCGGTGGCCGCCGCCGAACTGTCGGCGTATGTCACTCCGCACATGGCGGCAGCGGGATGA